The genomic stretch TAAAGCATTTTTAAACTCGAATACAAAAGTTTTAAGCAACGATCACACAGCTTGCCAGCTAGAGTCGGGGCAGGAAGATCATTATGCTACTCAAACTCGGGTATGAGTGTCCGATACATCTAGGTATCGTAAGGTTATTGCTTTGTCGTGCCTAAAGAATAAAATGCACAGACAACATTCAATGCTGAAACTGTGTCAATGTAGCCATGTAGATATCAGTGGCGGACTATAGTTATGTGGGCAGGGTATTCAGATTTTCGGTTCACATAGAATTTCACATAAACATTTCAGCACAGAGTTAACCGTCTTTCGGCATTACCAATTCCAGTTCACCAATGTCAATCAAAAGTTCTAAACTTCTGCAAAATAGAATTTTCCTACAGTATATAAATAAGCAAAACCTTCTTACCTGCAATTTTGGGCGGAGTGCCTCTAGCGGTCCTTTGGGTTTATTAGCTCCCTGCTGCTCACAAGGgcgacaagatcaaaattacatCAAAAAGGAAAAGAGATGGATGGAAGACACTCCAAAACTATATTTTCATATATCAGACAGAATGTATGCTTTTATGCAGATTCGTAACATACCTTTCCCAAGGCCCAATCAGCAGAATCGAAAAATGCATGCTCATGGTCCTGCAAGCAAATCCAGTGACATTTAGTGTTTAGCAGCTTTAAACAAACAGTTTGCTACTAGGATGGCGCAAAAGTAACGAGTTCTTGCCTTTGAGATCAGCGGCTTCTTCTTCGGTATAAGTCCTCCATACTTTTTCTTGATCATTTCCTCCTAAAGAAAGGCCAGATTGTAAAAAGTCCAAGAAAAAATTGTTGCAGAAAGGGCCCAGTGGggaaaaaactaaaaaaaaaaaaaaaaaaaaaaaaaagactgaaAAACTATACAAGCCGATCACAGCATCACCACAACAAGCaaacacaaaacaacaacaaggtcaAAATACATGACCACATGAGGCTCGTAATACAAAAATGTTGTATCAGTTGCTATTGCGATAACGCACACATAATCTCGGTGTCCAGATGTTGCAGATGTACCATAACGGGTTGAGGCAACCGGTCGTAATTTCAAAAATGCTCAGTAAATGCGTGAAATCACATTTTCTTATATCTAAAATTCGAGTTTGTTTTCCATGGTTATGGTCAATGTTCTCTCTCGTAAGTTGCAAAAACTCTAATAAGTTTTTTTAAAACATCGGTTTATAAACCAAAAGATCAGCATTTTCAATGGGGCGTTATACAAATGGAAATTAATGTAAAGAAGCAAGAAGTCCGTCACATGACAACAGGGCCGTCTTGGAAATTCTGGGCCCTGTACGAAAATTTAAAATTCGGCCCCTTAAAAACTacaaaataattataaatacaatttatgcTAAAAATGGTCTTTTCTGTAAACCAAATTTTGTTTTGTAAATATGATTGAAATGATGTTGAAGTTTAACTAGTATTTACTCAAATTCTTGTAACTTTAGTTCATGCTATAAATTAAGAGAAATTATTTTCGAAAATATTAAAAACAAATAGTCCTAGGATTTTTGGGTTGATAGAATTTATATATTGCACGATGGAGTTCACAAAGGAACAGGTAAAGACATTATTATGTATGGGTGATAGCTATGCCGTGAACAGAAAAATCGACTTAGATCTTTTGTTTGCCTCTTTAGTATAGCAATGGGGATTTAGGGGCCCCAAAAATCTCGGGGCCCTGTTCAACTGCACCACTTGAACACCCTTAAAGACGGCCCTGCATGACAAGTTCTATACACCATAACTACAGCGTTCTACGGCAATAGTGAGGATCCAACTACGGGGACTTCAGAAACTATAAGTATTAGTAGTTGATCATAGAAGGCTTTTGTTACATTGTTCCATATGAGAAATCATGTTAACCAAACGATTTTGGGACTACGGGTTTTCTTCAATTGTTGTGTTGCAGAAATCGATTGCATAAACCTCATTCTAGATCTGTATAAATAGAACTCTCACTTGAACATAGATGTATTGCTAACTGAATACCACACTCACAGGTTAACTACTTTAAGCAAATGAGTAAATCCGAGCAACTAATAGCAAACAAATAAGACTGAGATGCTATATACCTCCTGTTGTACAGAAGGCATTTCATATTCCACATTCTTCGTCTCTTCAGCCTGATCCCCGGTATGAACTTCACCTAGTTGTTCCTGGTCTTTCATTTCTACATCGTTAGAGCCTGACATGTTCAAACTGTACAAGGAGTAAGTACTGAGAGAAGAGCATTAGATCATTTCAATATCTTATCGTCAATGACAAAGACAACCTCGATATGTCACAGAAATTACGAAGTACTCAGATCAACATAACCTTAACTCATGTAAGCGGTCTAGGCCTCTAGGGTACACTAACCCAACACAACCAGATCAGCCTTTATTAATTTCTGATCATTTGGATAACAAAACACAGAAATTCTCGCGTTTTCTCACATCAATTCGACTAAATGCAACAAGACCTTCTATGAACAGAAAAAGGCAACCACCTAATCATGTCCATCCAAGCTACTCAAATACTCAAAACACATGACATTTGAAAcgaaaaccaattggcaatagaaGACGTAATCTGTGAGCAATCCCTCAAATATTCCGGAAAGCGACAATTAGCTCACACACACACCAAGAAGAACACAAGTTGATACAactaaaacaatacaataacatcAACATCaataaaaataagtaaataacacaTCAATGTTTCAGCAATTATTAATcattaagtttaagacggatatacccgtctcaACCAAGAATTTGTGATCATCTATAAGCTTGTATTCAGATTTCCACAAGTGCATGACAAAAGAATCATCACactatttgaccaaaatttaacAAACAACTTAACTAAATGATCATTTAAATATTTAATTACCCAGTTCTATAATTAATCAAATTCATAACATGCACATAACAATCATCAAAAATATCAAAAACCCATTAaaagtaattaaatttaccgAAATGGGTAGATTGAAAAAATGAATGTTGATGGAAGTTAAGCTTAAGAAGTACGCCAACAATCCAACAACACCTAAAAAAACAAGGGAATATTATTATATGGAGAAATTATTTGacgaaaataaaaataagaatttAAATTGATGATTCATtcaataattataataaaaaaaaattaaatataaaaaagAATTATACCTGAATGATTGATTGATTGAATTGGAGGAGAAGAATGGGAGTGGCAGAGCAATTTGTAAAAAAACAAatggcgttttttttttttttatttgttcgtCTGCATTGTGGGCTCCACCAACTGTATTGTTTTATTTTGATGGGCTGGTTTATTGTGGGAATAGTAATGGGCCCATTGGGCTGTTTATTGCCTTATAGACTAAATATGTGATATTTTTGGGCCGTGGCAACACAAATACGGAGTACTTCGGTAAGGCGATTTTACACAAATTTATCGTAAAACATGATCCTtaggaatttcaatggaaaatcACAGTGTCTTCGGTTACAGAAAAAGTGTGAAAGTTCGAGAGCACCATGTGCATTTTCCGGATTTTTTTTTACAAGTGATTTTGGTTCAAATATAGAATGATATTGCAGTTAATGTTTTTGATTGTATTTGGATTAAACGAATCCAAATGAAGAATTTGAACAAATATGGTGTTATATACCTAGATAATCAAAATATTTGGGTTAAGGCCACAACATATTCATGGTCAATATATTTTAGTAAGACTCTTATATACAGTTTTTACTTCTTCTATTTATTAGTATTAACTTAAATAGTAGATGAATAAATTTTTCAAAATGGTACAAACTCATAGAAAGAAAGAATCAGTTTTGCTTAAGACTGTCTAACTTAAATTTCTCACAACTTACTTTTAGATACACTTTTATTTGAATCGGATAGATGTAAAAGTCGGCTTAAGTCAAAAATAAGAATCAGGGAAGGATATGATCAATGTTGTTAGAATCTggattctactttgaatcgatTGGGAGGATATGATCGAATCGgcagaatcggatcgtagaatcgtaaaattctacaaattcactaaatatagtttttatttggtaaaaatatataattgaagatTAAAACACTTATTTAAACACAAAATATTGATAAAAAATGAGTTTTAGTATCATTTCATGGATTGTTTCTACAAATTACATGAAATTAGGATTTTACtatatcattatataaaaatatatttgaatATGGTTACTATGGATTCGGATCGtaagatcgtagaatcgtattaggatcctacctctagaaaattttaaatagataggatcgtaagattctacaaatatGATATAATCGTAGGATTCAGGATCGGTCAAACGTTTtgggatcgtaaaatcgtagaattgACAACAATATTTGTGACAATGTGAGTCACCTTCAAATTTGAAAATGACAACTAAGAAAGAAGAACACAGAGTCACCATACTACTACCACTATTCATCAtcaaaaagacaaaaataaagctaatcacacttgctaaaagtaTTCACAAACAAAGTAAAAAGATAACTTCACTTCAATTCATGGCATACAACAAAATTAACAACATACAAACCCAACACTAACAAATTATTTGCAACCGAATGGCCTAATTCACACAAAGGGTTTTTGTTAGGCATAAAATAACCAACTTTTCTCacaatttctcattttaattAATCACTGATTTCTTCCATGTGGGTGACCATCAGGTGCTTTCTCTCCCATCTCTCTATTTTtttggttggttggttggttcCGTCTTAAAATTAAAACGGGTCAATAGTACCAAACTTGGATAAATGGGATAAACTTTTTGCTAGTCTTATTAAACAAGAGTTTGTGATTATTGAAGCTTAAATGGGTGAGAGCTAGTTTGTTTGATTTCATTTATTGATGCTAGAATAGTAGTTTACTGTTTTATCTTAAATGGGTTTGCTTTAATTTTAACTGTTCTTTGTTGTTCTACTGTATGCTGTTTGATTCCTCAAAAAGGTTGGAACTTTAGTGTTTAGATAGTGAACTGTTTACTGGGTATGTGTCAAAAACATAGATTATGAGATAGTAAGTTGAAAAGTTGGTAAATTTTCTCAATTTTCACTGTTTTAGATAATGGATTGTTTACTGGGTATGCTTCAGAATGTTGATTATGAGATAGTAGAGTTGAGAGTTGGTAAATTTTCTCAATATTCACTGTTTTAGGTTATGGATTGTATACTGGGTATGTATCAGAATGTTGATTATGAGATAGTGGAGTTGAAAGTTGGTAAATTTTCTCAATTTCACTGGTTTAGGTTATGGATTGTGTACTGGGTATGTTTCAGAATGTTGATTGTGAGATAGCGGATTCGGAAACTATGGTATGTCCACAACTAATTTAGGATTCTAGGATGGAATGTGATTAATCTGATCGTGTCTATTTCGGAATAGGGCGTTGAAACTACGGTAGATTGGGGAGTTTTTGAGGCCTTTGAGTTAGGCCTAGGGCAGATTGAGGAGGGTCGGATGTTTCTCATGCTGCGCAATGTGAAGACTAAAGAGGCCtctttgttgggttggaaagtttGAAACCTTGGGGTTTTTTCTACCTCCAAGTTTCTATTGGGTTGGTTTTACGGTTGCTTAGGAGCTAGGATGTATCTGCTTTTGGATGGTTGTTATATTCTATGTGTGTCTGCTAATTTATTTGACAAAAGGAGTATAAGAAGCACAATTTGATACTTTGATGTTTAGCGTAAAGCCATAAAGTAGTTGTGTGTGATTCATACAGAAGAATACATAGACGTGGGAGCAGGGATGGGGAGATGGCACTAAGAAGTAAGAATTGATAAACCTTGTTACCTGAGAATAAACTAAAAATGGGAAGCACGTTTTGTTAATGAAATCATTTAGTTATGATGTTGATTTCTTGGTAGGATTTGCTGAATTTCCTTTGATTATAAGCTATACTAATTggtatttttatttgataaactTTGTTTGCGAATGTCAAATAGCTGTGTCAGTTACTCATTTGACTTAACAAAATGCCTTTTTCCTAGTCTTGAGATTGTCGTGAAGAAAAGGCCGTGTAAGTGGACATATTATTCTGCGAAAAGTTATGTTACATGGACTTTGAGACGACTGTAAGGATATTGCGTACCACTTTTACTGGTTTTTACTGTGGTGTACCCTTGTTATCAAAGGCTTACTAACTCATAACTTGTCAGGTTTATATGAGCTATGAAGTTTCATTTTATAATAACCTTAATACTTGTGTGTAATCTGGGTTTGTTTGAGCTTTAGTATCggatttattaatttttttatcgatatttcagtgttgagttgaagTTGACATCATAGAATCATCTTTTATGTCCATCTAATGTGAATTTTTAGCTATTTGCAGGGGAGATTATCTAGGTTATTGAAGAGTAAACAGCAGACATTAGGTTTGTGTTTGTTAATGTTGTAACCGAGAATACTACACCATCTTTAGCTGATTTTGCTGGTGTGATTTAAGATTGAAGCGAAGGGGAACCATATTGTCTGGCCCCACAAAACATTGCTAAAACGGGGTCCCTTTGTTGTGTGGCCGCTAGGCCACATGGGTCTAATGCAACTAGTACCGAGAGGCCTACAAGTCCTCATGAGCCATATTGGCGAACTAATACAAGCTTCTCGCCACCACCACCTAGATGGGATTACCGCATCCAATCAGAAGGGAATCAAGGGATACAATATGGTTCTAATGATAGCATTCAATTGTTTGGGTCCACGTCATCGAACAGCAAAGAAAGCAGGAGTTGGATGAGAGGAGGGTATCACCAAAATTACCAGTCTGCCACTGAGGCTGGTAGTCCTTCTGACGCCTCCCTCATCCAACCTTGGACACCTCCACCTACGCAAAGAGTCAATATGGATGATATTGTTACCTCTGCCAAGAGaggtatttatttattttctcaccGGTACTTGCTATGCAATTTTGTACTCCGTAATAGTTAATACTTCCTATTTTTTGGAACGATACTCATTCTGCCTTTGATTTAAAACTTCAATTTTGGTTTGTGCATTTGTGTTTGACTTGATctttccatatttccaatggagccaaagattcattactctttggttctggattatgatggaataaagcaaaatggctcactaaagtggctgcgcttctttctcttgtgaagtagtggtccttcgatgcagttctcgacgcaattttcatcttgggtcattcggaaacagcctctttgtgttgctaacacaagagtaaggctgcgtacatctgacccccccttaccccgcacTTTGCAGGAGCCATTgcgccattgaggcactgggtaatgttgttgttgtatttgtgTTTGACTTGAGCTTTATATGGCACTCGATTCAGAGTGCTCTTATATGACATCTGGAGTCACAGGTCTTCCAACAATCTGTACTAGGATATACTTGAACTTAGAAAGTATCAGTCTTGTTACATTATAATGCGAAACCAGATTTTCAACATATTGTTGCacctagactcaagggcattttGATGACTTTCAAATGTTTCCGTATTATTCCACGCCTGTGAGGTGGATATTGAAAAATGGCTGTGTGCCTTCTTTTTGCAACTTATATTCGGAGTGAGCCTCACAAGGCGTGCCTTCCCTTGATTGCTAGTAACCACGGTTGAGTTCATTACCACTAACTTGATGGTCCATCGTTTGTCAGAATTTTATCTGATCAAAAGAAGAGTTACTAAGTTTTCAGGGTGTGTGACTGTTAGTGAGGTTCGTAGAAATCAAATTAATCTTAGTTTATTTAGAACACATTCTTATTGCTGCATTAAACATGCAGGTGCAAAATCAGGGCCTTTATGCTTCACACCCACAATGGAGGTAATTCTCGTTCATTTCTACATATTTGCCACTGCAAATTTAGTTTTTCCACTATGATGACATCCTTTTTTCCTTTTGAAGGGTACATCCATGGTGCCGAACAGTAGGGCATCTACTCCATCTCACTCAGATTATAGCGAGTTTGAACATTCGGGAAAGCTACACCTATCGACTCCTCGGAACTTCCCAAGTCGACGGTCTTTCATGTCTAAACCTATCCATCCTCTATCCTTCGCAGTTGAAAGTCCAACCCTAGAACCTTCTCCAAGCGCAAGTGTCGGACTTTTGGAAAATGACACTTTTACCCTTCAAAGAGACGCCCATCGGCTGAGCAGTGGCAGCAGTAGCATCGATCTGGCAGATATTGCTGAGCGTTTCGAATCCGATTTTCTGGGTAGATCATCTAATCCTTCTGAGGGCCATAAATGTGGAGTATGTCATAGGTTGCTTTCTCATAGATCCCCTTGGAAAAGCACAGAGATGCCCGTCACTGGGGTCCTCTTTTGCGGTCATGTTTTCCATGCTGAATGCCTAGAACAAAATACCCCAAAGTCGAATAAAAGCGATCCTCTTTGTCCCATATGTACCAAAGTGGAGGGACAAAATTCCCCTGAGAAGCGCGTCTTTCTGGGGACCCGCAATAGTTTTCCAAGACTTAGAACATTTAGTGCAGGCGGGTCATCTAAATCTTGGGGCTGTGTTCAAGTTGGTGACTGTGTTGAAGGGGCGCTACATGCTCCGCACAGAAGTACTAGCATGCTTATAAACCGGAATAAGATCAAGAAATATCTCTCTTTGAAGGGTAATGCGGGACCGAAGAAAAATGAGTCATACCCTGAGTTAACTGCCAAGGGATTTATTGAACCTGAAGCAAGTGACTGATCCAAGACATCAGCTGGTTCTATCATCAAGAAGTGAAATTCACGCATATATATTCGTTGCATCTTGCATGCCGCAACTGGTTTTGTTATATTGTAGGCATGGTGAATTCTATGATGAAATCTAGAAGTGTTGGTTTTTGAAAACTTGATGATGCAAAGATGTAAAAATCTGTAGCTTCTTTAACatggatgttttattttaatGTAGACGCATGTTTAGATCGATGCATGTCGCTTATTGCACCTGAACCTGAAATGATCCCTTTTTTTACATTTCCAGCTATGAAAGCTCTTCTTTCATTGCTGAAGAACATCTTATAATGTCGATAACAAAAACGACGGGACAGGCATACCAGAGTTTGACAGTGTTGAGCTCTTTTATCTGATTGGCGTCAGCTACCTGGCGCGACATAGCAAATGGATCATTCAAGGTCATTCTAGTAGGATTATTACAAATTTGGTTGTTTCAGATGCGTCCTTATTGACCGACCATTCTGAAAACATATCATTTAGGGTTCACATCATTCAATTCAATGGTTACAAAGTTACGACACTTACAAGTAGAGTCAATTGGGCGGTGGCTGGGTTGTTCTTCAAGGGTTGGGACTAAGTCGAACTTTCGCCGGGTCTATGAAAAGGGTAGTTCTGATATGCAAATGAGTTGCCTTATCTGGGAATAAATGATAGAAAAGTTGAACAGTTCCAAACCCGAGATTACTACCAATGAACCCTGTTAAATACATGGTATTTTCTTCAGAAATTCATTACATTATAATTTATAACAGTTTTATCTACTTCCATCCGTATACGGAAATCATCACACTGTACTAGCACTCTAACAGCATAACTTTCAGGTCACTGGTTGCTGATGAGTGGCTAGCAGCATAATTTTCACATCAGTTCTACAAGAGAACGATTACAGCGTTCGCTGCTTCAGCCTTGCCTATATGTTTACCTATAAATCTATAATGTATAATCTGTATTTATCTATGATTTCCTCCATTCAGTCAATAGGACAGAAATCTTGAATAATGAGGCCCGTTGTGATTAAGAGAGGAGTACGGAGGTGCTCAGCAATATTCAACCTATATTAGGGCAGGGCATTCACCGAGTATTATGTATAGTTATAGAAGCATGAGGTGAGGAGCATCAAGGATGATGGTTAAGAGCATAGTCGAACAGTAGGTGACTCGTGTCTCTAGTCATGCTCTCGTAAGTAGTTGGTAATGCAGGAGCCGGAACTGTTGGATTCTGCACATACAAATCCATAAATTTTATTTGATGCAAAGAATTTTAACTTGAGCATTTGACAAACAATAACCAACATATTGAGTCTGATGAATAGTCAACTAAAATTGTAGATTCAATCTTGAGAGGTTACGTAGACCTCTACGATAAGTCACATTGCCATCGTGTCTCAACGGCTCATGCCTGAATCCCGATCATATAAGTCGTCCAGACACTTTATTAAATCATTTTTTTAAGGGtttacccattttattttgacCTCTACAGAAGAAACAAAATCAGTCGAATGGAAGTGGTCACAATTCACAATTGACAGTCACAAACTAACACAAAGTTCCAATGACAGTCTAAATGCCACCTCATTGCATGATGATTTAACGGGCGCTATGACACCACATCATGACTTAAGTTATAAAAGTTTTAAAGATCAACGGTACCACATTTTGAGGCGGCATTTCTGGCACAATTACCAAGATCAGGCCGCAGCAGGCAATTCTAATTTTCTGCACATTGTCGTAGTTGACTCCAAAAAATTCTCCACAGAGCTATAGTAGAAAAGAGACGGAtacaaaaaagaaaagggaaaataccTGGTAGCTGAGATAGTACCCAAAAGCAGCACTAGCAGGAGACTGAAATGGGAGATGATTGGTAACACCAGGCCATCCAGTTGGCTGATAATTACCGCCAGAATTAAACACAGGAGTGTTAAATTGTTGATTCATATTCACCATAGCTTGGAGATTATTGACACCCTGCATACTGACAGCATGCTGCGGATATGGATACTGCCCTCCAAACTGAAGTCCCTGAAAAGCGTCTTGACCAGCATTGTCGGTTGTACTTAATTGACCAGGACTATACTCTTCTGACTTGCTGCCTGTGCTGAGGCAATTAAAATTGCTCCCAGAAGTGGAACCAGTAGAGCTCTCCATTTCCCTGGAGTTGCAGACAATGAAACGGACTTGAATTAATTTATCGAACAGATATGACTGGCTATTAAGGAGTATTCGGTTTGTTTAGGCTAAAACCCTAATTTAAAAATGTTAACAGATTCGTTCAAAGAGCTTATGCAATAAGCTAACAACTAAATCTAAGTTAAATGCGAGGTAAATGGAAACTTCCTTGCATATGCATTGATGCAAATAATTACTAACACAGCAAGAATTGAATACTAAAGAGGTCAATCTCTAACCACCAAGGCGATGAATCTTACTGCCACGCAGTTGCCAAAATTTGGCAGCTAAGGAAGGCTTTAGCTTGTAAATCTTAAAAAATTATGCCTAATTGGCTATCATGAGGAAAAGTGAAAACCTTTCAGCCAGACACATTTCTCCAAGGTCCATCACTTCCATTAGATGTATGGATAAACTCAGCTCAAACTACTGCACGCGAAAGCTAAAGATGGCTCCGAATAATATTCACGGAAATTTAATTTTTTTCATACAAAACATGTTAGACCACAAGCTGACCTTTTTGTGGATAACATTGGCTCCGAAGTCAGAACTGCATCTGGAAT from Silene latifolia isolate original U9 population chromosome 2, ASM4854445v1, whole genome shotgun sequence encodes the following:
- the LOC141644142 gene encoding uncharacterized protein LOC141644142 isoform X3, coding for MKDQEQLGEVHTGDQAEETKNVEYEMPSVQQEEEMIKKKYGGLIPKKKPLISKDHEHAFFDSADWALGKQGANKPKGPLEALRPKLQPTPHHQARSRRSAYAPADGEDMHADQHDSSEENDKTENVVSNDETSHG
- the LOC141644142 gene encoding uncharacterized protein LOC141644142 isoform X1 — encoded protein: MSGSNDVEMKDQEQLGEVHTGDQAEETKNVEYEMPSVQQEEEMIKKKYGGLIPKKKPLISKDHEHAFFDSADWALGKQGANKPKGPLEALRPKLQPTPHHQARSRRSAYAPADGEDMHADQHDSSEENDKTENVVSNDETSHG
- the LOC141644142 gene encoding uncharacterized protein LOC141644142 isoform X2, with amino-acid sequence MSGSNDVEMKDQEQLGEVHTGDQAEETKNVEYEMPSVQQEEEMIKKKYGGLIPKKKPLISKDHEHAFFDSADWALGKGANKPKGPLEALRPKLQPTPHHQARSRRSAYAPADGEDMHADQHDSSEENDKTENVVSNDETSHG
- the LOC141644143 gene encoding uncharacterized protein LOC141644143 produces the protein MRGGYHQNYQSATEAGSPSDASLIQPWTPPPTQRVNMDDIVTSAKRGAKSGPLCFTPTMEGTSMVPNSRASTPSHSDYSEFEHSGKLHLSTPRNFPSRRSFMSKPIHPLSFAVESPTLEPSPSASVGLLENDTFTLQRDAHRLSSGSSSIDLADIAERFESDFLGRSSNPSEGHKCGVCHRLLSHRSPWKSTEMPVTGVLFCGHVFHAECLEQNTPKSNKSDPLCPICTKVEGQNSPEKRVFLGTRNSFPRLRTFSAGGSSKSWGCVQVGDCVEGALHAPHRSTSMLINRNKIKKYLSLKGNAGPKKNESYPELTAKGFIEPEASD